From one Nothobranchius furzeri strain GRZ-AD chromosome 2, NfurGRZ-RIMD1, whole genome shotgun sequence genomic stretch:
- the igfbp5a gene encoding insulin-like growth factor-binding protein 5a, translated as MMLLRVPFLLVPLLSITGCGASYVPCEPCEQKALSMCPPVPVGCQLVKEPGCGCCLTCALEEGQSCGVYSGPCTRGLRCLPKNGEEKPLHALLHGRGVCRNEKVYRLLHPPKEPIQTRVPLHIGHVSKLKDLAMRQAKDRMNHLARLRPTGNLELSPTSPYKLEPEFGPCKRKLDSVIHDMKDSSRVLAVSLYLPNCDRKGFFKRKQCKPSRGRKRGICWCVDRFGDKVPSINYAGGGLQCKDLDGGNNSNE; from the exons ATGATGTTGCTGCGCGTGCCCTTCCTGCTGGTTCCACTGCTGAGTATCACCGGCTGCGGCGCGTCCTACGTGCCGTGCGAGCCTTGCGAGCAGAAAGCCCTGTCCATGTGCCCACCGGTGCCGGTGGGCTGCCAGTTGGTAAAAGAGCCTGGCTGCGGCTGCTGCCTGACGTGCGCGCTAGAAGAGGGCCAGTCGTGCGGTGTGTACAGCGGGCCGTGCACGCGCGGGCTCCGCTGCCTGCCCAAGAACGGCGAGGAGAAGCCTCTGCACGCACTCCTGCACGGCCGGGGGGTGTGCAGGAACGAGAAGGTGTACAGGCTGCTGCATCCACCGAAAG AGCCAATACAAACCAGGGTGCCCTTACATATAGGTCACGTCAGCAAACTCAAGGACCTGGCAATGAGGCAAGCCAAGGATCGCATGAACCATTTGGCCAGACTGAGACCCACTGGTAACCTAGAGCTCTCGCCAACCAGCCCCTACAAACTGGAGCCAGAGTTT GGACCCTGCAAGAGAAAACTAGATAGTGTAATTCATGACATGAAGGACTCTTCTCGGGTGTTGGCAGTGTCTTTGTACTTACCCAACTGTGACAGAAAGGGCTTCTTCAAGCGTAAACAG TGTAAGCCATCTCGTGGTCGGAAACGTGGTATTTGCTGGTGCGTGGACCGCTTCGGGGATAAAGTCCCCAGCATCAACTACGCCGGTGGAGGACTGCAATGTAAAGATCTGGACGGTGGCAACAACAGCAACGAATGA